One stretch of Zingiber officinale cultivar Zhangliang chromosome 6B, Zo_v1.1, whole genome shotgun sequence DNA includes these proteins:
- the LOC121992502 gene encoding 1-aminocyclopropane-1-carboxylate oxidase-like, translating into MAIPVIDFSKLEGKERAETLAQIDNGCQQWGFFQLVNHGIPVELLERVKKVCTECYRHRAEAFKASRPVQLLNQLVREEEEVAGEVNNNKKKLDDVDWEDVFVLQDDNQWPSHPPQFKETMREYRTEVKKLAEKLMETMEENLGLEKGTFKNQFTGNGEHEPFFGTKVSHYPPCPRLDLVELGLRPHTDAGGVILLFQDDRVGGLQILKDGEWVDVQPLANPIVINTGDQIEVVSNGRYKSVWHRVLATGNGNRRSVASFYNPSVKAVICPASASAVDETTGAYPEFLFGDYMDVYVKQKYMPKEPRFEAVKAIN; encoded by the exons ATGGCTATTCCGGTAATCGACTTCTCCAAGCTGGAAGGGAAGGAGAGGGCCGAGACTCTGGCTCAGATCGACAATGGATGCCAACAGTGGGGATTCTTCCAG CTGGTGAACCATGGGATTCCGGTCGAGCTGCTAGAACGCGTGAAGAAGGTGTGCACGGAGTGCTACAGGCACAGAGCCGAGGCCTTCAAGGCATCTAGGCCGGTGCAGCTCCTCAACCAACTCGTtcgggaagaagaagaggtcGCTGGAGAAGtaaacaacaacaagaaaaagTTGGACGATGTGGACTGGGAGGACGTCTTTGTTCTCCAAGACGACAATCAATGGCCATCCCATCCTCCCCAattcaa GGAGACGATGAGGGAGTACAGAACGGAGGTGAAAAAGTTAGCCGAGAAATTGATGGAAACCATGGAAGAAAACCTGGGGCTGGAGAAGGGCACCTTCAAGAACCAGTTCACCGGAAACGGCGAGCACGAGCCGTTCTTCGGCACCAAG GTGAGCCACTACCCGCCCTGCCCGCGGTTGGACCTTGTGGAGCTGGGCCTCCGCCCCCACACCGACGCTGGCGGCGTCATCCTCCTCTTCCAAGATGACCGTGTCGGAGGCTTGCAGATCCTCAAGGACGGCGAGTGGGTGGACGTGCAGCCGTTGGCCAATCCCATCGTCATTAACACCGGGGACCAGATCGAGGTGGTCAGCAATGGGCGGTACAAGAGCGTGTGGCACCGCGTGCTCGCCACCGGCAATGGCAACCGTCGCTCCGTCGCCTCCTTCTACAACCCTTCAGTGAAGGCCGTCATTTGTCCGGCTTCGGCCTCCGCCGTCGACGAGACCACTGGCGCCTACCCCGAGTTTCTCTTCGGGGACTACATGGACGTGTACGTGAAGCAGAAGTACATGCCCAAAGAACCAAGATTTGAGGCGGTCAAAGCAATTAATTAA
- the LOC121992501 gene encoding 1-aminocyclopropane-1-carboxylate oxidase-like, protein MAIPVIDFSKLEGKERAESLAQIDNGCQQWGFFQLVNHGIPVELLERVKKVCTECYRHRAEAFKASRPVQLLDQLVREEEEVAGEVNNNKKKLDDVDWEDVFVLQDDNQWPSHPPQFKETMREYRTEVKKLAEKLMETMEENLGLEKGTFKNQFTGNGEHEPFFGTKVSHYPPCPRLDLVELGLRPHTDAGGVILLFQDDRVGGLQILKDGEWVDVQPLANAIVINTGDQIEVVSNGRYKSVWHRVLATGNGNRRSVASFYNPSVKAVICPASATAVDETTGAYPEFLFGDYMDVYVKQKYMPKEPRFEAVKAIN, encoded by the exons ATGGCTATTCCGGTAATCGACTTCTCCAAGTTGGAAGGGAAGGAGAGGGCCGAGAGTCTGGCTCAGATCGATAATGGATGCCAACAGTGGGGATTCTTCCAG ctagtgaaccatgggattccGGTGGAGCTACTTGAACGCGTGAAGAAGGTGTGCACGGAGTGCTACAGGCACAGAGCCGAGGCCTTCAAGGCGTCCAGGCCGGTGCAGCTCCTCGACCAACTCGTtcgggaagaagaagaggtcGCTGGAGAAGtaaacaacaacaagaagaagttgGACGATGTGGACTGGGAGGACGTCTTTGTTCTCCAAGACGACAATCAATGGCCATCCCATCCTCCCCAattcaa GGAGACGATGAGGGAGTACAGAACGGAGGTGAAAAAGTTAGCCGAGAAATTGATGGAAACCATGGAAGAAAACCTGGGGCTGGAGAAGGGCACCTTCAAGAACCAGTTCACCGGAAACGGCGAGCACGAGCCGTTCTTCGGCACCAAG GTGAGCCACTACCCGCCCTGCCCGCGGTTGGACCTTGTGGAGCTGGGCCTCCGCCCCCACACCGACGCTGGCGGCGTCATCCTCCTCTTCCAAGATGACCGTGTCGGAGGCTTGCAGATCCTCAAGGACGGCGAGTGGGTGGACGTGCAGCCGTTGGCCAATGCCATCGTCATTAACACCGGGGACCAGATCGAGGTGGTCAGCAATGGGCGGTACAAGAGCGTGTGGCACCGCGTACTCGCCACCGGCAATGGCAACCGCCGCTCCGTCGCCTCCTTCTACAACCCTTCAGTGAAGGCCGTCATTTGTCCGGCTTCGGCCACCGCCGTCGACGAGACCACTGGCGCCTACCCCGAGTTTCTCTTCGGGGACTACATGGACGTGTACGTGAAGCAGAAGTACATGCCCAAAGAACCAAGATTTGAGGCGGTCAAAGCAATTAATTAA